The window CACCAACGGAGAAAGCAACTGTGCGGATATGGTCAGCGATGACTTTGAGTGCAACATCGTGCTCATCGTTCACATGATATTTCACACCTGTAAGCTCACATGTTTTATCAATAATCGGCTTAAACAAATCCGTGTCAAAGTTTGAGTCTACATCTTGCAGAATCGAAGCAAAACGTTCTAATCCTGCACCGGTATCAATATTTTTGTTAGGGAGCGGTGTATAGCTGCCGTCCTTATTATGGTTGAATTGCGTAAATACAAGGTTCCATACTTCTAGGAAACGCTCATTTTCCCCACCTGGCCAGCATTCCGGATCAGACAAATCACCGTATTTATCACCGCGATCATAGAAAATCTCTGTACAAGGACCACATGGACCCTCGCCAATATCCCAGAAATTATCTTCTTTGAGCTTATAAATACGATCTTCGGGTATACCAATTTGTTTGTTCCAAATTTCAAAAGCTTCCTCATCATCTTCATGCACAGTGACAGAAATACGATTCGGATCAAAGCCGATCCATTGCGGATCAGTCAAAAACTCCCAAGCCCATGGAATGACTTCTTTTTTAAAATAGTCTCCGATGGAGAAATTCCCCAGCATCTCAAAGAACGTATGATGTCTGCGTGTTTTACCTACATTTTCAATATCATTCGTACGAATACATTTCTGGGCATTCGTAATCCGTGGATTTTCTGGAATTTCGCGTCCATCCAAATACGGCTTTAAAGGAGCAATCCCCGCATTAATCCACAAGAGTGAGGGGTCATTATGTGGGACGAGCGATGAACTTGGCTCTATCTTATGCCCTTTACTTGCAAAGAATTGCAACCACTTGGAACGTATTTCACTTGCTTTCATCTTTTTCAAGCCTCCATATTTATCAATTGTTCGAAAAACAAACAAAAAACGCCCCTGTAACATACAGGGACGAATAATCGCGGTACCACCCTGGTTATTGTGTTCGGTTCACCCTTGCTTATACCAAGAGGAAACAAACGCAATCTCCTTGTGCGGATCTTTAACGGGTCCAACCGGTGGAGTTCATCCACACTCCGAAACGAGCTTTGGGCCATCCTAGCATCGAAAGGTTCTCACAGCCGCCACTCAGTAATAATACTGCTCTAGCGGAACCTTCTCTCTGACGATGGACTATGGCTTACTAAAGTTTCATCAACGCTTTCAATTCAGATATAGATAAGGCAAATTATAACTATATGCTAGTACCCTGTCAATATTCATGTAAAGTTTTGGGCTCTTAGTCCATTCAATTCAAAGAAAATTAATGGAACCAACCCTTTAAGGGAATCGTACCTACAATATACTCGTTCCTTATATGATCCTCGGAGGTGTTTCAATTGGATTTTTCAACCCTCACCCTACTCGGGTTAATCACACCCATCTTTGTATTAGTCATCTACATCATGACCAAGACTCTCATCAAAAAGGAGATACCCGATAGCCGTTATAATCCTTTTGATTATATAACTGGTCAAACCCAAGCCCCATTTCAAGAACAAAAAGAGCAAAAAGAAGAAAAGGACGACCAGGGAGACGACAAAGATAAAAACTTAAAAAATCATAGTTGACAATCATTCTCAATGAAAGTATACTAATTTTAATGATAATGATTTTCATTATCGAACCAAGACATAAGGCAAGAATTCGTATACTTATTCCGTAGCCCATTCGATGGTTTACGCATGGCCACACCTTTCATATCCTCAACCCTCGTGCAGAACCCCTCTGAACCATGATCCCGCAAATCATGGCTCAGAGGGGTTCTGTGCGTCCACACCTAATGAAACCTCATGTCGTGGGCTTATGAACATAGTGAAGGAAAATATGTTGAATGATAACCTTCATGACGGCAAAGAAAGGTACAGCTAATATTAACCCCACAATACCTGCGACTTCCCCACCTACAAGTAAGGCGAAGATGATAAATAATGGATGCATATGCAGCGTTCTTCCTACCACCTGAGGAGAGATTACGTTGCCTTCGAGAATTTGTACGGCTAAATTAACAAGCGCAACTAATAACAACATTTTCAAAGAGATCGTTGAAGCCATAATGATTGCCGGCGCTGCTCCAAAAAAGGGCCCCAAGTAAGGAATAATATTAAACACCGCCACAACGCTAGCGAGCAGCAAGGCATATTGCATGCCAATAAGCCAATACCCCAAATAGGCAAGAGCTCCTATAATCAAGCAAACTAACAGTTGACCACGGATATAATTACCAAGTGCAGTGTCAATATCAATGAGCAACTTGATTGTTTTCTTACGATGCTCACGCGGCACAATTGCCAGGGCTGTTTTCTCAATAATTTGAAAATCCTTTAAGATATAGAACGCAACGAACGGTACGATGAAAGCAATGAACAGCATATTGATGGTATTTCCAATCTGATTCATGTAGTTCGAGATGGCCATGGAAATGCTATTTTCCAGCTTCGTAAGTGAATGATTAAATCCATTGCGCACACTGTCGGGCAGCAGTTGATTTTGATTAAAGCCATCTACAAGCGACTGCGCACGCATAGCCATTTGCGGCATATGCTCATTCAGTTCCGCTATTTGGGACACAAACATCGGTGTCATATTCATGATAATAACGGTCAGAGATGAGAGAAAGACACTATAAATAAGCAGTACAGCAATGGTTCTTGGCACTTTCCGCTGGTTAAGAATATTCACGATCGGGTTTAAAATGTACGAAATAATCACTGCTATAAAAAATGGCGTCACGATGGCTTTGATAAAGGTAAATACGCTAAACATGATTGGCTTTATTTGGAGAAGCATATACAAGCTGGCCAGAACAAGCAGGAGGTAGACCAGCCCGACAAACCATTTATTTTTCCAAAAGCGTTCCATTCTCTTCACCTCTGTTAATCCTTATAAACATATGCTCATACAGTATATGTACAACCTGTCCAAATTAACCCGTTAAATCATGAGCTAAACAAGAAAAAACGCTACTTCTTAAGCGCTCTGCGCTTAAAAAATAACGTTTTGTAATGTGTATTAACGATTAATTTGCATGTTCGTGGACATGAGGAATTTCTTCCTCAAAAAATAAATCATCCAAAGAACTCAACGTACCGTCTTCCTCTACTTGATACACGGACATCTTGTCTCCGTTAACACTGAGTTCAATAAAGCAACCCCAGCAGTAGAATTGATGGGAACCGATTTTTCCAATATCTTTGGAATTACAGTTTGGACAACGCATAATGCTCACCCTATTCTTCTTTGGATACGAAGAGTTCTTCTACTTCCTGAGCGCAATGTACAGGCACTATGATGGCATCTTCCCCTTTGGTTGCCGCCACCGGCATGGGAAGCCATCTTCGCCCTTCCTTTAAATCAGAAATAAACCCTTCGGACAATTCATAACCTACTATTTGTTTACCCCAATTCTGGTTTAAATAAACATCTTCTACCACGCCTAATTTGTGTCCTCCCACCGTAATGACGGGAAGACCTTTAATTTTGCGGCTTCCTTCAAGAAAAGCATGGCACTCTTCCACATGCTCAAACTCGCGAATGACACTTTCGTTCGGTATGGTAATGGCATCTTCTCCGGCAGAGACGATTCCCTCCCACGGTATATAACGTAAGGAGGAGAACCAATGCTTCACTTCGAGCATGATACCTCGTATGTTCCAATCAGGGCCTACCAACAAATCTTTAACTTGACCTATTTGTTTTCCGGAATCTACCGTAATAACGGGAAGCCCGATCAAATCATGCGCTTTGCGCAAGTTCTATTCCTCCTAGAACCACCCGGTACTATATAGTACGCAACCGCTTGACAATGGTTGCAATTTTCTGGGCAGCTGTTTCGATTTGTTCTTTAGAATTCCCCATTCCAAAACTAAATCGAACCGCGGAGGCCGTAACATTTTCTGGGAGCTTCATAGCTTGTAATACGTGTGATACTTCAAGTGAACCTGACGTACATGCAGAACCGCTTGCAGCAGCCACTTCTTCTAAATCCAGATTCATAAGAAGTGTTTCTGTTGAGATACCTGGGAAGCTGATGTTCAGAATATGCGGGATACACTGTTCCTTGTGGCCATTAATCGTAAAGTTATCGCAGCCTAATTGCTGCTCAAGTATGCTTATCATAAGCCCGCGAAACTCTGTGACATTGGATTTCATGCTATCCAGCATGGGGAGAGTAACTTCCACAGCTTTAGCAAAGCCTGCAATTGCTGCTACATTCTCCGTACCTGCGCGGCGCTTTCTCTCCTGAGAGCCGCCATAGACGTGAGGTGTCAACCTCGTGTTCTTCGATACAAATAATGCGCCTGCACCTTTGGGTCCGTATATCTTATGAGCCGAGAAACTCATTAAATCAACAGGAAGTTCATGAACATTCAGCGGAAATTTACCTAAAGCTTGCACCGCATCTACATGAAAAGGAATTTGCCGACTCCGCGCTAGATGGCCTACTTGCTCGATCGGTTGAATCGTACCCACTTCATTATTCACATACATCATGGAAATGAGAGCTGTGTCAGGACGAATAGCCGCTTCCACATCTTCTATTTGAATAAGACCGGTCGGATCTACTGGAAGGTAAGTCACCTCGTACCCGAGGCTCTCCAGTCGCTCACAGGGATGCAAAACAGCATGATGTTCGATCTCCGTCGTAATGATATGCTTCCTGCCATCCTTGTTTGCATTCATGATCCCAAAGATCGCCATGTTATTGCTTTCGGTCCCTCCGCTTGTAAAAATAAGCTCAGCAGGTAAACAGCCTAACGATTTCGCCATAGCGTCCCGAAACCGGTTGAGTGCTGTTCTAGTAGCTCTGCCGAAGCTATGTGTACTCGAAGGATTCCCAAAAAAGGCTGTATAGAATGGAAGCATTGCTTCCATTACTTCAGGATGCACGGGTGTAGTTGCTGCATGATCAAGATAAATGGGATTCATAGGACACCCTTAAATGTAAAACATGTAGTTGTCGTTCTTGCCTTGGTCTTCGAAAGAAATCAAGTTAGCAAGTGTAGTAGAATCAAGCACGTCCGCAATACTATCGCGAATGCGAATCCACAGATCACGCTTAGCCGGATCATCTTCCTCGGTGAAATCGACAGGACTGATTGGTCCTTCTAAAACACGAATAACCTCGCCTGCTGTTACTAGTTCAGCGGATTTGGAGAGAATATATCCACCGTAAGCACCACGAATACTTTTGACCAATCCTGCATTGCGAAGCGGAGCTACAAGTTGTTCCAGATAATGCTCAGAAAGCTGATGCTTTTCGGCAATACTTTTGAGTGAAGTCGGTCCTTCACCAAATCGATTGGCCAGCTCCATCATGATCGTTAAACCATAGCGGCCTTTTGTAGAAATTTTCAAAGTTACACCTCATTCAACATTATATGCCATCAAGGAGTCTGATCGATATTGCAAAAACTTCTGTTGCCTACCATCTATTTTATCCACGTTCAGACACTATGGTCTTCCCTATCTTGGTACACAGCGTTTCCATTTTTCGCAAAAACATTCCTAAACATCCGTATATCGTATATATGGTATCATAAATTCCTTGTTCTGTGGGGGAAAAACAATGACATTCTCATGAAATATTTTAATTTTGAACAATAGAGAGGTATAATAGTAAGAGTTTTAAAAAAAGTCCCACAAGATAGAAAAGAGGTTCGCAGCTATGAGTAAAAAAACACGTGTCATTTTGGGAATGTCCGGAGGTGTCGATTCTTCGGTTGCTGCGCTGTTGCTTAAGGAACAGGGCTACGAGGTTATTGGCATTTTTATGAAAAATTGGGACGATACCGATGAGTTTGGCCATTGTACCGCAGAAGAAGATGCAGAGGATGTTAGAAGAGTGTGCGATCAGCTCGACATCCCTTTCTATACAGTTAATTTCGAAAAGCAATATTACGACAAAGTTTTCGCCTACTTCTTAGATGAGTACACCAAGGGCCGCACGCCGAATCCGGATGTGATGTGTAACCGGGAAATAAAATTCGGGGAATTGCTTCAGAAGGTCATTGATCTAGGCGGGGATTACATTGCAACAGGTCACTATGCACAAGTGAAAGAGCAAGATGGTGAATATGTGCTTTTGCGTGGTAATGATGCCAACAAAGATCAAACGTACTTCCTTAACGTACTCAATCAGCAGCAGCTGTCCAAAGCCATGTTCCCGATTGGCCACCTACCGAAACCAAAGGTTCGTGAAATTGCTGAAGCAGCAGGTCTAGCCACAGCTAAAAAGAAAGACAGCACTGGAATTTGCTTTATCGGAGAGCGCGACTTTAAACAGTTCCTCAGCCAATACTTGCCTGCAAAGCCCGGCAATATGGTCGATATTCGTAACGGTGAAGTCAAAGGGCGTCACGACGGTTTGATGTACTACACCCTGGGTCAAAGACAAGGACTTGGTATTGGCGGTTCAGGCTCGGGGGAGCCATGGTTCGTTGTAGATAAAGATTTGAAAAACAATCAATTGCTTGTTGTTCAAGGTGAGCAGTATCCGGGGCTATATTCTAAGGGCTTAACAGCCACAGATTTGAACTGGATATCATCAACCAAACCTGTGGGCACATATGCCTGCACAGCCAAATTCCGTTACCGTCAGCCCGACCAAGGCGTAGTCCTGACGTTTATGGAGGATGGCACATGTGAAGTTGTCTTCGATAAACCACAAAAAGCCGTAACGCCGGGGCAATCCGTTGTTTTCTATGATGGAGACGTGTGTTTAGGCGGCGGAGTTATTGATAAGGTTCATAAGTAAGTTTGATTGTCGGATATAGGAGTAGGAAGGATGATCGTTATGGTCAAAGTGAATGATGTTGGTTGGAAAGCTGCTGCTTATGAGGATGTTACGAAGATCGTGAAAGAGGTCGGTATTCTCCCGCTCTCTTCGTTCATACCGGATCATCCTTCCCTTGAATCTATAACTGTGCACGAACAATGGCATACCGGGCTAGAGACAGATCCTTGGCTATGGCGAGATCGTCTGCCTGGCGACGGCATTGCCGCTTATGGTCGCTTTTTTGCAAAGAAGCCTCTGTTGATTTCTGCCGAGCTCTTCCCATTGATTAAGAATTTGTTAGACGAGCCTTATTCTGTTGAGGAACGTTATGCAGATGGAGAGCTTCCCAAATCGGCTGTCGAACTTTTCCAAGCCGTTGAAGAGAACGAAGGCATCGATGTGAAGGAGCTTCGCTCCAAAATCGGGATGAAAGCCAAGGAGTCGAAAAATGAATTCGACCGAGCACTGATAGAACTACAAAGTAAAACAGATATCCTTATAGCTGGTATAAGCGAACGCCTGAATGCCAATGGCACCAAGAACGGCTGGAACAGCACCTGCTATATGACTGCCAAGCATTGGATGGAGCTTCATGGGATTAAGGCGAATACACTTCCAACTCCGGAAGCAAAAAGTCAACTCAGAGCGTTGCTTCAAGAACGGTTTAGTGCTGCCGCGGGTGTTTATCTGGGTAAGATTTATAAATTATAGGAATGATCATTAATAGGAGCCCTGAGGGCTCCTATTTCTGTTTTCAGCACGGTGCCAGCAAACATATAATCCGGCATCTTGTAGAAATTTACCGTTTGCCCTTCAAGTATGCAGGCTTACTTCTAAGCACAGGATAATCGCGAAAGGTGTGAGAGAATGGGTAGATTCTTAGTCGTACTTCTGATTATTTGGGTTGGTTGGTCCGGAAGTTTGCAAACAAGGGCAGAGGCAAGTACAGGGGCAAGTACAGAGATAGGTACAGAGATAAGTATACAGGTAAATACAGAAGAAATTATAATAGAATATATGCCTGAGCAAGATCCTGAATATGCTAAATGGAGCCGTCTTGCCTTTCAGGAAGCTGGGAAAATATACACTTTATTAGATTATAAATATTTAGGGCGGTCGACTATCGCACCCGGTGTTGCACAGCAGCAGTTTCGCTTCTGGGTAAGACATCAGGGTGTCGAATTTCCGCTGATTGTTTCGATTCGGTACGATCCTATTACAGAGAGGGTTTTCACAATCGATATGGAACAAGAAAAAAGAGGGAACCTACTGATTTTATAAACCTGTAGGTGTCCCTCTTCTTTTATGCTGATTGAGCTTCATCTTTTCTTCTGTCCCCTGCTCACTAGCTGCAAAGATAATCTCATTTCGTATTTCGTCGGGTAAGTACTGCTGCTTCACATAGTGTCCTGGGTAATTATGCGGATACATGTAACCTTTATGTCCGAGCTGATCGGCACCTTTATAGTGCGTATCACGCAGATGAAGCGGTACATTCGCAGATTTCACTTGGTCCATCAACTGTTCCGCACGAGAGATGGCCATCGGTATCGAATTAGACTTTGGACTCTCCACAGCGAATAAAATTGCCTGGGAAATGATGTATTTGGATTCCGGCCAGCCAATCTTATGATAGGCGTCCATGGCCGTCACGGACTGCACCATTGCCTGCGGGTTGGCAAGGCCGATATCTTCGCTGCAGGCGACGATAAGACGCCGCAGGAACGTCATAGGATCCATGCCGAGCTTCTCGACGGCATATAGGAACCAGAACAGCGCGGCATCACTGGAGCCGCGCACGCTCTTGTGAAAAGCGGACAAGACGTCGTATTGTGTCGACTCGTCCGCTTTCACGATGGGGCGGCGGATCGACTCTTCCGCCACCTCGAGCGTAATCTGAACCGTTCCATCCGGTTCAGGTGAAGTTGTGAGCGCTGCAAGCTCCAGCGCGTTAAGCGAACGGCGGATGTCGCCATTAGCCATCCGCGCAATGTGCTCCAGCGCCTCCTCGTCTACGTGGAGGCGCATGAACCCGAGCCCCTTCACGGGGTCGGCGATGGCTCTTCGCATGGCGATGAGCGCATGCTCCGCCGTGAGAGGCTCGAGCTGAAACAGCGTCGAGCGCGACAGCAGAGCCCCGTTCACATGGTGAAACGGGTTCTCTGTCGTCGCACCGATGAAGATGAGGATGCCCTGCTCTACCGCAGGTAGCAGCGCATCCTGCCGCGAGGTGTTGAA is drawn from Paenibacillus sp. V4I7 and contains these coding sequences:
- a CDS encoding DUF3951 domain-containing protein: MDFSTLTLLGLITPIFVLVIYIMTKTLIKKEIPDSRYNPFDYITGQTQAPFQEQKEQKEEKDDQGDDKDKNLKNHS
- a CDS encoding cysteine desulfurase family protein produces the protein MNPIYLDHAATTPVHPEVMEAMLPFYTAFFGNPSSTHSFGRATRTALNRFRDAMAKSLGCLPAELIFTSGGTESNNMAIFGIMNANKDGRKHIITTEIEHHAVLHPCERLESLGYEVTYLPVDPTGLIQIEDVEAAIRPDTALISMMYVNNEVGTIQPIEQVGHLARSRQIPFHVDAVQALGKFPLNVHELPVDLMSFSAHKIYGPKGAGALFVSKNTRLTPHVYGGSQERKRRAGTENVAAIAGFAKAVEVTLPMLDSMKSNVTEFRGLMISILEQQLGCDNFTINGHKEQCIPHILNISFPGISTETLLMNLDLEEVAAASGSACTSGSLEVSHVLQAMKLPENVTASAVRFSFGMGNSKEQIETAAQKIATIVKRLRTI
- a CDS encoding PRC-barrel domain-containing protein: MRKAHDLIGLPVITVDSGKQIGQVKDLLVGPDWNIRGIMLEVKHWFSSLRYIPWEGIVSAGEDAITIPNESVIREFEHVEECHAFLEGSRKIKGLPVITVGGHKLGVVEDVYLNQNWGKQIVGYELSEGFISDLKEGRRWLPMPVAATKGEDAIIVPVHCAQEVEELFVSKEE
- a CDS encoding AI-2E family transporter, with product MERFWKNKWFVGLVYLLLVLASLYMLLQIKPIMFSVFTFIKAIVTPFFIAVIISYILNPIVNILNQRKVPRTIAVLLIYSVFLSSLTVIIMNMTPMFVSQIAELNEHMPQMAMRAQSLVDGFNQNQLLPDSVRNGFNHSLTKLENSISMAISNYMNQIGNTINMLFIAFIVPFVAFYILKDFQIIEKTALAIVPREHRKKTIKLLIDIDTALGNYIRGQLLVCLIIGALAYLGYWLIGMQYALLLASVVAVFNIIPYLGPFFGAAPAIIMASTISLKMLLLVALVNLAVQILEGNVISPQVVGRTLHMHPLFIIFALLVGGEVAGIVGLILAVPFFAVMKVIIQHIFLHYVHKPTT
- a CDS encoding DUF3889 domain-containing protein, translated to MGRFLVVLLIIWVGWSGSLQTRAEASTGASTEIGTEISIQVNTEEIIIEYMPEQDPEYAKWSRLAFQEAGKIYTLLDYKYLGRSTIAPGVAQQQFRFWVRHQGVEFPLIVSIRYDPITERVFTIDMEQEKRGNLLIL
- a CDS encoding replication-associated recombination protein A codes for the protein MDLFTYASSQEPTGKLLADRMRPTSLDEYIGQEQIVGKGKLLRRAIEADQVTSILLYGPPGTGKTTLANIIANRTQGEFMKLNAVDASVKDVREIIELAKTNKAMYGRKTTLFLDEVHRFNTSRQDALLPAVEQGILIFIGATTENPFHHVNGALLSRSTLFQLEPLTAEHALIAMRRAIADPVKGLGFMRLHVDEEALEHIARMANGDIRRSLNALELAALTTSPEPDGTVQITLEVAEESIRRPIVKADESTQYDVLSAFHKSVRGSSDAALFWFLYAVEKLGMDPMTFLRRLIVACSEDIGLANPQAMVQSVTAMDAYHKIGWPESKYIISQAILFAVESPKSNSIPMAISRAEQLMDQVKSANVPLHLRDTHYKGADQLGHKGYMYPHNYPGHYVKQQYLPDEIRNEIIFAASEQGTEEKMKLNQHKRRGTPTGL
- the mnmA gene encoding tRNA 2-thiouridine(34) synthase MnmA — its product is MSKKTRVILGMSGGVDSSVAALLLKEQGYEVIGIFMKNWDDTDEFGHCTAEEDAEDVRRVCDQLDIPFYTVNFEKQYYDKVFAYFLDEYTKGRTPNPDVMCNREIKFGELLQKVIDLGGDYIATGHYAQVKEQDGEYVLLRGNDANKDQTYFLNVLNQQQLSKAMFPIGHLPKPKVREIAEAAGLATAKKKDSTGICFIGERDFKQFLSQYLPAKPGNMVDIRNGEVKGRHDGLMYYTLGQRQGLGIGGSGSGEPWFVVDKDLKNNQLLVVQGEQYPGLYSKGLTATDLNWISSTKPVGTYACTAKFRYRQPDQGVVLTFMEDGTCEVVFDKPQKAVTPGQSVVFYDGDVCLGGGVIDKVHK
- the cymR gene encoding cysteine metabolism transcriptional regulator CymR, producing MKISTKGRYGLTIMMELANRFGEGPTSLKSIAEKHQLSEHYLEQLVAPLRNAGLVKSIRGAYGGYILSKSAELVTAGEVIRVLEGPISPVDFTEEDDPAKRDLWIRIRDSIADVLDSTTLANLISFEDQGKNDNYMFYI